The segment CCATAAGCTCATGCGCTAAGCGCTCGCCCATGGTCTTACCAGAACGTGCAGATGATGCATTGATCAACCAACGCATAGCTAGCGCCCTACCACGATTGCCCTCTACTGGACGAGGAATCTGATAAACGCTACCACCCACACGACGAGGACGAACCTCAATGGCAGGAATAATGTTATCGAATGCCTTATGGAATAGAGCAAGCCCCTTGCCTTGATCTCCCGCCTTTTTGACGAGGACATCCATGGCATCA is part of the Candidatus Babeliales bacterium genome and harbors:
- the rpsG gene encoding 30S ribosomal protein S7, whose amino-acid sequence is MPRRRSVNLQRNIGVDPKYGSSLIQKLINIVMERGKKSTARAIVYDAMDVLVKKAGDQGKGLALFHKAFDNIIPAIEVRPRRVGGSVYQIPRPVEGNRGRALAMRWLINASSARSGKTMGERLAHELMDAVQDRGGAIKKKVDMHRMAESNRAFSHFSW